One Burkholderia sp. 9120 genomic window, CGATTGCTGCGTGCGAGCTCGTCCTTCATGAGCCTCTGCAGTTGCGGCGACACTTTCGCAAGAAAGCGGTCGGCCACGTCGTTGTCTGGCGCACCCTGAAGCGTCACGTGGAATACCGGCGCGAAGGTGTTCTGCTGGTCGATCTTCGTCATCGGCCTGTCCGCGCCCGGCGCTTTCTGAAGTGCTTTCGCTTTCGCAAGCGCATCGGTCACCGTCGCCTGCTGGCCTGTGCGAGCATTGTCATTCCCGCTCCCCGGCCACGCCCACTTCGTGACTGCCCGCAGTGCCTTGCCGCCGGCGAACGTGCCCAGCGCTCCGCCGACCACGCCCCCGACGGCTACACCTATCGGACCACCCAGCGCACCGACGGTCGCGCCGATCTTTGCACCCAGCAGACCACCGGCGAGATTGCCGGCGATGCCCGCAAAACCCTGCGCCTTCGCTGCACGCGTGTCGTGGCTGTTCGCTACTGCATAAGCGTCGGTCGCAGCCAGCCCGAGCTTCAGGACGGACCCCGCCATGGCAAGCTTCCCCGCGTACGGCAAAACGCGCGGCAGGATACGACCCGCGAAGCCCCGCGCTGCGCCGAACACACGCCCAAGCCGGCCAGCACGCCCGGCACGACCTGCAGCACGGCCCGCCGCGCCACCCTTATCGGCGCCAGACAGATCCTCAGCGATGTCTGCGGCCGCCCCTGCCAATCCACCGCCGGCACCGCCAGCACCGCCACCACCAGGCAGGTTGACCACGAACACGCGCTGCACACCGGCCGATGCGGCTGCACCGCCCAGCGCCTCCAGTGCGCGGCCGGCAACACCTGCTACACCGCCGCCCTTGCCTCCGCCGCCCGCTTTGCCACCGCGCGCAACGAGGATCGAACCGCGTGCAATATCGAGTGCGCCCCGACCGATGCCCCAAAGCGACTTTGCCCCGCGCCATGCAATCAGTCCCGCTGCGACTCCGGCCACCGCCATCGTCGCTTTGGGCGCTGCGTCCGTCATCTTCGCGAGGCCCGTGCCGGTGGCTTTCGTGGCGTGTCCGACGGCGTCCGTCACCGGCCGCAGCGCGTCGCCGATGCTGCGCATCGCATCGTTCCACTGCTGGCCGACTTCGCTCCACACCTGTTTCGATGAGTCGCGCCGGTCGGCCAGATCCTTCGCGATCTCGCCGGTTGCCTGTGACGAGTTCTTCTTCAGGCGCTCGTACAGCTCCGCGTTCTGCAGGTACGCGGTCAGCGCCGCCTTGACCTGCATGTCCGTGAAGAGGTCGCCGGTCTTCATCGTGTCTTCGAAGGCCGCGATCTGCGCACGACGCTTCTGCGGATCCGTTTCGCCGCTTATGTCCTGCGCGGCACTGGCAAGCTGCTTTGCCTTGGCCGGATCGACACGCTCGATGTACGCACGCGCGAGAACGAAGGAAGCCTCGAGCGTCGACCAGCCCTTGCCGATCGCCTCGCGCATCTTTACTTCGTAGTCGACTCCAGCCTTCTTATAGTTGCTGGCGGTTTCATTCGATCCGATCTTCGAGAACCAGTTTTTGAGGTTATTCGCGGCTTCGTCGGCGTTACCGGCCGTCTTCATCTGCACCTGCAGCATCGCGCCCAGCTGCGTCACCGAATCCTGCCCCGTGATGCCGATCTTCTGCATCTCGGCGAGCAGCACCGGAAACCAGCGGGCCATATCGGCCGACTCGAACGAACCCTCCTTGCCGAGAAACGCAATGGCCTCGAACGCTTTCTGCATCTGCTGCGGATCCGCGATCTTCGCGTTCTGCTGCAGCGCCTGGATCATCCGTGCGGTCTCCACGGTGGTCGCCCCCTGGCCGATCGAGAACTTCGCCGCAAGCGGCGCGAAGTCAAGTGCACGGCTCACGTCCATGCCGCCCGCCACCATCTGGTTGACGGCCTCGGCGAGCACGTTGCGGCCGATGCCGTTATCGCGCGCATCGCGCCGGATGCGCTCGCCCATCGACGCCTCCTGCGCGGTGCGGGCAATGCCGGCCTTGATCGCAATGTCGCGGATGATCGCCTGATAGTCCGCTGCGATCGTTGCTGGCACGGCCACCGCCGCCGAGAACTTCACGGCGTCGCCGATCGCGCCGCGTGCGCCGTCGCGGCCGGCAGCGAGCCGCTCCTGCCCGGTCGCTTTCAGTTCGAGCCCGCGTGCGGTGCGCCCGAGCCTCGCATACGCACGGTCAAGCCGGTCGACTTCAATGCCGTTCTCGCGCAACGTGCGCATGTTCGATTCGATGCGCCGGCGGATACCATCGGCTGCACGGTCGCCCGCCGCATGCAGCCGGCGGAATTCATCCTGCAGTTTCACCGTCTCGCCGATCGTGCGCTGCCACAGGCGCGTTTCGCTCGCGGTTTTCTTAAGCCCCGTGATGCGCGAACTGGTTTCGGTGATGGCCCGACCGAAGCTCGCCGAGACGGCCCCGCCGATGACAATCCCGAGTGCAATATCGTTTGCCATGCTGTTGC contains:
- a CDS encoding phage tail tape measure protein gives rise to the protein MANDIALGIVIGGAVSASFGRAITETSSRITGLKKTASETRLWQRTIGETVKLQDEFRRLHAAGDRAADGIRRRIESNMRTLRENGIEVDRLDRAYARLGRTARGLELKATGQERLAAGRDGARGAIGDAVKFSAAVAVPATIAADYQAIIRDIAIKAGIARTAQEASMGERIRRDARDNGIGRNVLAEAVNQMVAGGMDVSRALDFAPLAAKFSIGQGATTVETARMIQALQQNAKIADPQQMQKAFEAIAFLGKEGSFESADMARWFPVLLAEMQKIGITGQDSVTQLGAMLQVQMKTAGNADEAANNLKNWFSKIGSNETASNYKKAGVDYEVKMREAIGKGWSTLEASFVLARAYIERVDPAKAKQLASAAQDISGETDPQKRRAQIAAFEDTMKTGDLFTDMQVKAALTAYLQNAELYERLKKNSSQATGEIAKDLADRRDSSKQVWSEVGQQWNDAMRSIGDALRPVTDAVGHATKATGTGLAKMTDAAPKATMAVAGVAAGLIAWRGAKSLWGIGRGALDIARGSILVARGGKAGGGGKGGGVAGVAGRALEALGGAAASAGVQRVFVVNLPGGGGAGGAGGGLAGAAADIAEDLSGADKGGAAGRAAGRAGRAGRLGRVFGAARGFAGRILPRVLPYAGKLAMAGSVLKLGLAATDAYAVANSHDTRAAKAQGFAGIAGNLAGGLLGAKIGATVGALGGPIGVAVGGVVGGALGTFAGGKALRAVTKWAWPGSGNDNARTGQQATVTDALAKAKALQKAPGADRPMTKIDQQNTFAPVFHVTLQGAPDNDVADRFLAKVSPQLQRLMKDELARSNRSAMFDAPHL